From Paenibacillus sp. PvR098:
GAGCATCATAAGCTGCTTGAACTGTTGTCGGATGAGCCTGCAGCGACCCTATGGCCAGGCACGGAGCCAGAACAGGCGTCCAGTCAAAAGGAAGGTTCTGGAACCGGTCAGACGGCATTCCGGCGAATGATTGTCCGAAGACCTCGTTTCATGGAGCAGAGGGAGCTGAATGCGGCAGAGCGAGGCACGGTGTTTCACTCCGTCATGCAGCATATTCCGCTGGATCGTCAGCCGTCGGAGGAGGACGTTCGGGAAACGCTTGCCGGCATGGTGTCGCGGGAGCTGCTGACCGTAGAGCAGCAGTCTCTGGTGGACCCGGCGGTGATTGTATCGTTCTTCCGCAGCGAGCTTGGACAGCGGCTGCTTCAAGCCAAACGGGTGCACCGGGAGGTGCCGTTCAGCTTCGGACTGCCAGCGCAGGATGTGTATGGCGCTGAGCAGGGGGGCATGTCGGAGGAAACAGTCATGCTGCAAGGGGTGATCGACTGCTTGATTGACGAGGAAGATGGTCTTGTTCTGCTCGATTACAAGACGGATCGCTTGAAGGGGGCTTCGCCTCACCGTGTGGCAGAGACGTACCGGATGCAGCTTGACTTATATGCAAGGGCCGTGGAGACAGTTTGGAAAAGACCGGTCATTGGAAAATACATCTTTTTATTTGACGGAGCTCATGTGGTGCAGCTATGAAGGAGGATGGGCATGCGGATATTGCATACGGCGGATTGGCATTTCGGCAAGACGTTAGAGGGAAGAAGCCGGCTGCCGGAGCAGGAAGCTTTTATCGATGAGCTGGCGGCGATAGTAAAGGATCAGCAGATTGATTTAGTGCTGCTTGCAGGGGATATCTATGATTCGGTCAATCCGCCTGCCGCTGCCGAGCAGCTGTTTTACGATGCATTGGCCAGACTCTCCGATCAGGGGAGTCGGCCGGTGTATGTCATCTCAGGGAACCACGATCATCCCGACCGGCTGGCAGCGGCCGCTCCGCTTGCGTTGGACTTGGGCGTGACGTTAGTCGGCCTTCCGGAGGCGAGGGTGCATCATGCGGCTGTCAAGCGAACGGGGGAAACCGCGGTCTTGTTTGCGCTCCCTTATCCGTCTGAATCACGCCTTCGCGAGCTGTTGTCCGAGGAGGCGGAGGAAGGGCTGCTGCGTTTCGCGTACTCGGAGCGCGTGAAGCATATCGTGCAGGAGCAGGCGAAGCATTACCGGAAAGACACGGTCAATTTACTGATGAGCCATCTGTACGTTCTGGGCGGCAAAGAAACCGACTCCGAACGGCCGATCCAGGTAGGCGGCGCCTACACGGTCGATACGGAAGCGTTGACGGCTGGGGCGCAGTACGTAGCGCTCGGCCATCTGCACCGTCCGCAGTACATCCGCTCGGAGACGATGATGCGTTACAGCGGCTCGCCGCTGGCGTACAGCTTCTCTGAAGCGGGACAAGCCAAATCGGTGACCGTGCTTGATATAAAGCCGGGTTCGGTCCCGCTGGTGGAGGAGATATATCTATCCTGCGGCCGCCCTTTGGTGGAATGGAAGGCCAAAGGGGGACTCTCTGAAGTTCACCGTTGGTTAGATGAGGGGAAAGACGCGAACGCCTGGATCGATCTGGAAGTACATCTTCAAGAGACGATGTCCCTTGAACAAATTCATCAGCTTCGTCTGGCACGCGAGGGGTTTATTCACATCCGTCCGGTTTATCCGGAGCTTCAGCAAGAGGCAATGGAGGCCGTTTCCGCATCAAAGCTGCCCATGGACGAGCTGTTCCGGCGGTTTTACGAGCGGCAAACCGGCGGCGCGCAGCCTGAGCCGGAGCTGGTTCGTTTGTTTATGGAGCTGTTGGCTTTGGAAGAGGACGAGGCAGTGTAAATATAGATCGTTGAGCGAGCATCGGTTGTTCAAGTGCAGCAGGGTTCGTTAGATTTGAACAAAAAGGAGGCTTCGGCATGCGGCCGATTCAATTGCAAATCGCCGGACTTCAGAGCTATCGGGAAGCGCAGGAGATTGATTTCACCGCGCTTACGGGCGCAGGGGTATTCGGCATTTTCGGACCGACGGGCAGCGGCAAATCGACTCTGCTTGATGCGATTACGCTGGCGCTTTTCGGTAAGGTGGAGCGCGCTCCCGGCGGTACGCAGGCCATTATGAATCAGGCGGAGCAGACGCTGTCCGTCTCGTTCACCTTCGAGCTGGGCTCCGCTAACGGTGCCATGCGTTACCGGGTAGACCGTCAATTTAAGCGGAACGGGGAAGTTTCTGTGCTGGGCAGCCTGTGTCGTTTGATCCAATACCGGGATGGCGAATCCCTTGTGCTGGCCGATAAAGCGGGAGAAGTCAACCAGCATATACAAGAGATCCTGGGCTTGTCGATGGCGGATTTTACCCGTGCGGTTGTGCTGCCGCAGGGGAAGTTTGCTGAGTTCCTGACGCTCGCCGGCAAGGACCGGCGGGCGATGCTGCAGCGCTTGTTTCATCTGGAGCCATACGGAGACAGGCTCAGCGGCAAGACTTCTGGGCGTCATAAGGAGACGGACGCGGCGATCAAGGAGCTCCAGGCGGAGCAGCAGGGCTTAGGCGACGCCTCGGAGTTGGCGCTGGCGCAAGCGGAGACGCGGCTTAGTGAAGCGCGCTCGGCGGCTGGCGTGCTGCGTGAGCGCCTGGCCGCCTGCGAGCTGCGCGCCGCCGAGCTGCGCACCGTGCGCGAGCTTCAGCGCGAGCGCGCCACAGTCGCTGCGCGTCAGGCAGCGCAGGCCGCGCAGGCGCCGCACGTGGCGGCGCTCGCCGGACGCCTAGCGCGTGCGGCGCAGGCCGAGCGGCTGCGTCCGCTGGTGCGCCGGCTCGCCGCCGCCGAGGTGCAGCTCGCGCAGCAGCGCTCGGCCGCAGCCGCTGCGGCGCAGGCGCTAGGCGACGCGCAGGGCGCGCTGGCGCAGGCGCAGGCAGCGCAGGCCGCTGCGCGCGAGGCGCTGGCCGCGCAGGAGGCGCCGCTGGCTGCGCGCCTCGAGCAGCTGCGCCAGGCGGCGGCGCTCGCGGCCGAGCTCGCGCAAAGCCGCGAGCGGCTCGCCGCGCTGGCCGCCGAGGCCGAGCTGCGCCAGGCGGAGCTCGCGGGCCTGCGTGCGGAGCAAGCGCGCGAGACCGAGCTGCGCGAGAAGGCGCTGCAGCGGCAGGCGCAGCTCAAGGATGAGTTGAAGCTTGTCGAGGTGTCCAGCGCATACAGAGAGCGGCTGCAGGAGGCGCTGCAGGAGAAGCGTGAGCTCGACCGGCTTGCGAAACAGAACGGGGAACAGCACGCAGAGCTGGCAAGCCGGCAAATCGAGCTGGAGCAGCTGAGGAAATCGCTGGAAACGCTCGGGCAAACGGAGCGTGAATGGGCGGGGAGAGGAGCTGCCTGGTTCGAACGGCTGTCTTCTTTACATACGGCATGCCATCAAACGGAACAAAAGCTTTCAGCGATGCAGGGTAAAATCCCCGAACAAATCGTCAGGCTGAAGAGCATGCAAAAGCAGGCCGAACTAACGGCGATGGCGGAAGTGCTGGCGATTCATTTGCATGAGGGTGAGGCTTGTCTGGTGTGCGGCTCCTCGGTTCATCCGAAGCCCGTTTTGGAGCGTGGGGGATTATCCACCGCGGAGAGCCGCGATAACATTCAGGATGAGGCTGTAGCTCAGCTGGAGCGGCAGCAGGACGAAGCCCGGGGGCGGCAGCTTGACCTGCGCCAACAGCTGCACGCTCTGCAATCCATGGAGCAGCAATGGCGTCTGGCCTCTGATGACGAAGGGCGGCAGGGCGAGGGTGATATGCTGTTCGCTCAGAACGAAGCGGCTGCGGCACTCGCTGATTCGTTCACAGAAGGAACGCCAATTTCCACTGAGCAGCTTCGACTCGTGCTGGACATGTCAACGAAAGAACTGGAGCTTGGCCGCCAGGAAGCGCAGGAGCTTCAGCAAGCTCTTCAGACACTGCTGCAGGAGAAAAAGCAGCTGGTCAAGCAGAGACATGATCTGGGAGCAAGGGAGCATACGGCCCGGAGCTTGTATGATTCGGGGTCGCATAAAGCGGCGGAGACGCTCCGTTCGCTCCAAACGCTTGGCACCGGGTGGTCCGACAGGTTTCCGGACTTTAAGCCGGAGGACGTTGCCGGTTTAGCGGAGCGGTTGAAGCAGCAGGATCAGCAGGCGGATGAGCTCAAAGGCCGATTAGAAAAAAGCGTGGAATTTTTGTCGGCTAAGCACGCGCGTATCGAGCAGCTGCAGCAGGAGCTGGGTGACCAGGAGAAGCAAGAGATCCGGATTGCCGCAGAGCAGCGAGCATTGCAGCAGCAGGTAGACGTCCAGGCGGAGCGGCTTCATGCTTGGGTTGGCAGCGAAGACGCAGGACGCTTGGCCTCCGAAACGCAGGCCAAGCTGAATGCACTGCGTACCGAGGAGCAACGGACGACAAAGCAGCTGGAAGCATCGCAATCCGGATATCAAGCGGCGGCTAGCAGCGAAGCGGCTGTCCGTCAGGCGGAGGAATCGGCGCGACTGGCTTTTGAAGAATCCGAACGTGAATGGGTTCAGCAATCATCTGAAGAAGGTTTTTCCACGGTCAAGGAAGTGACGGATGCCCTCATCTCCCCCGAGCAGCAGCGGCAGTGGAGCTCCGAGGTGGAAGAACACGGCAAGCTGGAGCACCAGCTGGCCTCACGCCTTGCGGAGCTCGATCTTGAGCTGGCGGGAAGGGCGGTCACGGATGAAGCGTGGACAGAGGTAGAGCGCGAGCTCAGTCAATGCAAGGCTGAAGATGAAGCTGCGCTGCAGACGACGGCCAAGGCGGAGAGGGATTGGGAGGATTTGCAGGCCAAGCACCAGCGCTGGCGCGAGCTGGAATCGAAGCAGGCGTCTTACCGCAGCGAACTGGCGCTGCTCGGTAAGCTGCAGAGCGTGCTTCGCGGCAACGCATTCGTCGAATATCTGGCCGAGGAGCAGCTTATGCATGTCAGCCGCTCGGCTTCCGATCGATTAGGACAGTTAACCCGGCAAAAATACGCAATCGAGGTGGATTCCGGGGGCGGCTTTGTTATTCGTGACGATGCGAACGGAGGGGTGCGCAGACCTGTGACTACGCTCTCAGGTGGCGAAACGTTCTTGACTTCGTTATCGCTTGCGCTGGCCCTTTCGACACAAATTCAGCTCAAGGGCGAGCATCCGCTTGAATTTTTCTTCCTTGACGAAGGCTTCGGCACCCTGGATCAGGAGCTGTTGGATACGGTAATCACAGCGCTCGAAAAGCTGCATACGGACAAGCTGACGGTTGGTGTCATCAGCCATGTGCCTGAGCTAAGGGCTCGTCTTCCACGACGGCTTATAGTATATCCCCCAGAGCCGGGTGGCCAAGGCAGCCGAATTTCATTGGAGACCATGTGAATGCCTTACGCTTTACCAGCGCCAAGATGGCAGACATAAGAGTGCTCTTCCAGGCATACCTGTTGTATAATATAAGGACACGCATCATCAAGGAGGTACCACAATGTCGCTACATCACTGGAAGTCGGATCGTCCGGATCGCATCCGTTGGAACGTTTTTTTTGTCCGGTCGTTGACGACTTCGACAAGCATCCGAAGGCTCAAACGCCTGCTGGCTGTGACGCTTTGCGCCGGGCTGCTTTTTTCACAGGCTGATCCGATATACGCAGACGCGATATGGGACCGTTGGAAAGCGGCCGATGCTGCCACGGCCAAAGGGAAGCCGGCGGACGCGGTGCCCCATTGGGAGTTTTTGGTTAATCATTATGCGTCTATCGGGGATTGGCAGAATGCAGCGCTCTTTTGCGGCAGACTCAATCAATATTTCGACCAAATCGGGGATTACGATAAGGCGATTCGTTACTACGTGCTGGAGAACGAGTACTGGCTCAAAGACGGCAAGGACTGGGGAGCTGTCGATTTACAGCGCGCGGAGCAAATTCGTACTACCGTGGAGGCCTATATCAGTACTTCGGATACAGAGGAGTTAAAACGGCTGGCCGCTCCACCGGATGGAAAGCTTGCGAAATTCGAGCCGGAATACGGGACGTATATCGGCATGTATTCGGAGCTAGATCCGAAAATGCTCAATTACTACACCCGATCTGAGCAAATTTACGGAAAAAAACACGCCCTTTACTTAGCCTACACCCAAGTAGGCAAGCCTTTTCCGAAGCAGTACGTTGAAAGGGCTAAGCAGGCGGGAGCTGCACTGCAGATCGCATGGGAGCCGATGGATGGACTTGATGCCGTTAAGGAAGAGACGGTACGACAATGGGCTCGTGAAGCCAAGGCGGCGGGGATTCCGATATTTTTGCGTTATGCCAGCGAGATGAACGGCAATTGGGTCGTATGGCACGGTGATCCTCAGAAATATATTCAAAATTTCCGCATGGTGCACGACATTATGGAACAGGAAGCGCCGAATGTGGCTATGGTATGGAGTCCGGGAGAAGTGCCGATGTACTCGATCCCCCCTTACTATCCAGGAGATGCTTATGTCGACTGGGTTGGCGTTAGTCTATACAGCGAGCCGTATGAGAACGGAGATCCGAAGCAGGGGAATATGCAGGCGACAAGCCCGGTGGAACGGCTTGATTATTTGTACAGGACTTATGCCGACCGGAAGCCTCTGATGATCAGTGAAACCGCCGTATCCCATTATGCGAATATTCCGAAGGAATCGTTCACCGACTATGGGCTGCTTAACCTGCAGCGGTTGTATGAAGTCATGCCTTACAAGTACCCGCGTCTGAAGTCCATCACCTATTTCAATGTCAATCTGGAAATGAGAGAATCTAAAAACAACTATTTGCTCAGGGACAACGAAGCGATGATGAAGCTATACAGCCGTATGATCGCACCGCCGTTCTATTTGACCAAAGTCCAGCAGGGAGCAAAGCCTTCGGATCATGTCGGCCATGTTCCGTTGACTGCCCGTGCGGCTATTGCCAAAAGCGCTAAAATTACGCCTTTCGTCAAAATTCCGGATATCTATATCGGGAAGCTTGAATATTACTTAAACGGCAAATTGCTCGAGACACAGACCGCCCCGCCATTCGGCATTGAGCTCAAGGCGGGCGCCGTTCCGGAAGGTTCTGTGTTAGAGATTGTTGTTTACAATAAGGACGGCCGGAGGACAGGGGCGCAATCGTTCCCATTGTCGTCGAGTGTTTCCGTTGAAGTGGACGGCAAGGATGTGAAGTTCGAACAGCGGCCGGTCATCCGGGAAGGAAATACGTTGACACCGGTGCGGGCGATTTTTGAATCGCTGGGTGCTAAGGTCGAGTGGAATGCCGATACTCGAACGGCAACCGCGCGTAAGGGAAATACGGTAGTATCCATACAAATCGGCAGCAAGTTCGCGAGTCGAAACGGAGAAACGATATCTCTTGAAATGCCCGCCCAATTAGTAAACGGGTATACGATGGTTCCGGCACGTTTTGTGGGAGAAGCGTTTGGCGGTGCCGTCAGCTGGGAAGGCACAACGCGAACGGTAGAAATCCGCAGTGAGGGCAAGGCTTCTGCTGCTAAGGTTAGCACAGCGGCAGTGCAGCGAGATTTGCTTATCCCCGAGAACCCGACTCAAGCTGAACAGAACATGGGAGCTGCGGCCTCAACTGTATTCGGATGGATTAAGCAGCAAATCGCTAAGGCAATCAAGCTGTTTAATCATGTGGCGTAAATGAGCTGAATGAAAAAAAACTGGCCACTGGCCAGTTTTTTTGCTGTAGTTATTTGGATTACATGGTTCGTTCGATGGATGAATTGTCCTACGATCCAATATTCGTTGCCAGCTCGGGTTCTTCCAAAATAGACTTGGCTGCCAGCATCGCGCTGGAGAAAGCACGTTCTGCTAGCTCCCCTTTGCCTTGGCATCCGTCTCCGCAGAAATAAAACGGCACATTCTCGATGCGGTTCGGCAGCAAATGGTTCCCTGAGATATTTTTCACACTGGCCACCATCGCTTTTTTAGAAACGCGCTTGACTTCCGTTGCCTCGCGCCAGCCAGGATAGTATTTGTCGAACAGAGCTTCCATTTGTTTTGTTTTATTGTCCAAGTAAGCTTTGCGTTCGGCTTCGTCAGCAAACTTATCGCTCAGGTAAGCGATCCCTTGAAGCAGCTGACCTCCATCGGGAACCAAGGTATGATCGGTAGCTGACACGTCGCTGATAAACAGCTTATTGTCCATATCGCTGATATAACTGAACGGCTTGGCGACGACCTGCTTCAAGCCCACATCGTATACCATGACCTCAGTAGCGGTATTGTCTTCGTACGGAGACAGAAACGGTTCCCATGGCGTAGTCTTCAGCAGCTTGCACACTTGCTGCACCGGCATGGCGAAGACGATGCGGTCGAAAGGCAGCTCTCTGTTTTTTGTTTGCAGCCAAAATTTGCGATCCGCATAACGAATGCCGTCCACGCCTTCTTGTAGAGAGATTTCCCAACGGCGTGACAGTTCTATTTTTTGCTTCAACTGGTTCGTGATCACAGCCCAGCTGCCCAAAACGTAATTAACCGGTTTTCCGGACAGGAACAGGTTATGGTAATACTCGCTAATGACCGCTCCGGAAACTTTTCTGGCTTCTTCAGGCGTGATAAAGAAATTCGAGCACACGAGATGCTCCCACAATTCCTTGACATCCTCGTCGGCGTCCGATTGTGCCAAATAATCCCCAAGTGTATCGTAGTTCCGCACATGGTGAATGTTGGCGATGATCGCCGTAATTTCCCCGACAAAACGAACCTTTTGCATCGGGTTCAAGAGCTCAGTCCTCATCAAATTGACAAAATCGAGCGGAGCAGGCGTCAGCTGCCCGTTCTTGGCATACATGACTCTGCGTTTATCGACCTGCTTGGAGCTGAAGGAAAGCCCCAGTTCTTTTTCCATCACGGACAACGAATGACGATCGATGCCATAGATCGCATGAGCTCCGTAATTTAGCGTAAAACCGGCTTTTTCATAAGTAAACGCTCTGCCTCCAAGCTGCGGACTTCGCTCGAATAATACTCCTTCCACGCCAGGATGCTCTGATAAATACGCGGCTGCGGTCAATCCCGCCAGGCCGCCTCCAATGACAGCCACCTTCATAACATGATCCCCTCTCTGATCCGGTTTGAGTGGTATCGAATCCGTATCCTGAGATGCGCGGATTCCGGTCCAAACCGGGGCCAACTGCCTGTGCATAAGTTCATTCAAATCGTCCTCATCCTGTAAACACCATAGCAGTAACGTTCCGAGATATGCGGATATCAGCATTCTCGCTTTGTTCGGATCCTGCAGCCATTGCAGAAGATGTTCATACAGAATGCGATTTTGTTCCTCAAGCGCGGCTTTGAGCGCATCGTTGTGCATCGACAACGCAATCCAGCTTCGCATTAATTTGGGCGAATACCGCAGGCTCTCAGCCAAGCTGAGGAGTAGTCCGTTGATATGATTTTCCAAGGAGGGGGGGTGACTCTGCGGGCGGTTTGCCCACGTTCGTATGATGGAAATTTGTCTCCTTGGAATTTCCAGTAGAATCTCGTCCTTGCTTTCAAAATAGTGATAAAACGTTCCTTTGGAAGTATTCGTTGCCTTAATAATATCGTCAACGGAGACTTTCTCATATCCGTGCTCGATAAATAGCTTTAAAGCAACTTCCATCATATATTCGCGTTTCTTACGGGTTGCGGCACGCATGAATTTGTTCATGAAATCCCCACCTCGAAACTTACTGACATTCATTATAAATGAAATTAGACTCCCAGTCTACATTGCGAGGCGGAATACGGAAATAAACTCCATTCATGTTTTGTATCATGCAAAATATCATGTTGCACATAATAATAATACGAACATTACAAATTATAAAGTAATATATATACGTATTTAAAATCGATATTTTTGGGATATACAGCGTAGTTTCTTGAAAAATAATAAAAATACAAACAATGATTCATGTTGTCAATTGGAATTCCTTTTTTGTACTGTATATATTTTACTTATTGTAAGATTGATTTCTAACAAACATGCGGAGGATACGTTGTACAAAATGGCTGACGGGGATTTCAGTGCAGGCTCCTTGGCGCATAAAACCTCAAAACCTTCTTATTTGTTATCTGCCATTGGGAGGAGGTAGTTTTGAAAAGGGAAGGAAAGCACTGGCCAATCATGGCCGCGAACGGTTTAAACAGGCGGTAGATTTGGTTGTTGAATGGGTGGAGCTATAAGTTGAAATGGGACCAGAAAAGACTTGTTTAATAATGGTGTTTTCTATTGGATTTTTGATGTCCGATTCGTTATGATATACAGGTAAGGTAACTTATGGGACGAAAAGAGGTGGACATCCATGGACTGCATTTTTTGTAAAATCGTCGAGGGCGCTATTCCATCAAAAAAAGTATTCGAGAATGAACATGTCTTCGCTTTTCACGATATTCAGCCGGCCGCGCCTGTACATGTTTTGATCATTCCTAAGAAGCATATTCCTTCTATGAATAATGTGGAATCAGGGGACCTGCATTTACTCGGCGAAATTCATGCCGCAGCTCAGCAAATTGCCAAGGAGCAGGGGGTATATGAAACGGGGTATCGGCTGATCAATAACTGCGGACCTGACAGTGGGCAAGTCGTTTTTCATATCCATTATCACCTGCTTGGCGGAGAAAAACTTGGGGCACTAAATGCAGGGTAATAGGGGTTCAAACGAATTATTCATTGTTTGCTTTGAATAGGTTGACACCTTGTTTTGTTTTCGCCTATAATGAAATTTGACGAATGTCTTTTGTTGTCTTGGACGGTCTGTTCGGAGGGAGGGAAAACTGGTGTCAGAAACTCGAGTTCGCAAGAACGAAACTATAGATGCTGCACTTCGCCGCTTTAAGCGCTCTATCGCTAAAGATGGCGTTTTGGCGGAGGTTAAAAAACGCAAGCATTATGAGAAGCCAAGCGTTAAGCGTAAGAAGAAGTCAGAGGCTGCTCGTAAGAGAAAGTTCTAGGAGGCTTAATCGATGAGCTTAAGCGAGAGATTAAACGATGACATGAAGCTTGCGATGAAGGGACAAGAAAAGTTTAAACTCTCCGTAATCCGTATGGTTCGTGCAGCTATCAAGAATATCGAGATAGATCAGCGTAAAACCTTAGATGACCAAGAAGTACTTGACGTCTTGAATCGCGAGATCAAACAGCGCAAAGATTCCCTCCAAGAATTTGAAAAGGCCGGTCGTGATGATTTGGCTGAAAACCTGAAGGCAGAGATTGCTATTTTGATGGAGTACATGCCGCAACAGTTATCCGAAGAAGAAGTAAAAGCCATTGTACAGCAGACCATCCAAGAAGTGGGAGCTTCTTCAAAAGCGGATATGGGAAAAGTCATGGGCGCATTGATGCCAAAGGTAAAAGGGCTCGCGGACGGCAAGCTTGTTAATCAGTTTGTCCAACAGCTATTGTCTTAACAACAACGAAAAACACTCCAGTAACGGAGTGTTTTTCTTCTTTTCGGATTATTTTATGAATCAATTGCGCACTCCACGCGTATTACCGTTTATAGGCTTATACATCATGGAGAAAAGGAGGTAAAGCCATGCGTGTTCAAACCGGTGGATGGAAGACGTATTTTTTGAAAAAATGCATCATGTTTATGCTCGCGATGACTCTGATTCTGTCGGCCATACTAATCGGACTGCCGGACATGAAGACCGCACATGCGGAAACGAAGCCTCTCGCGGCGCCGGTTGTCGTCATTCCGGTGCACCAAACCGTTGAAACTGGCCTGTACAATTTTTTGGAACGGGCGTTTCGTGAAGCGGAAGAGATGAACGCGCTCCATATTGTCTTGGACATTAACACGTTCGGCGGACGAGTGGATTCGGCGCAGGAGATCGGGCAACTGATCAAGAACAGCCCCATTCCAACTATCGCCTACGTACGAGGGAAGGCGATTTCAGCCGGCAGCTATATCGCGTTAAACGCAGAGCAGATTGCGATGGAACCTGGCAGTTCTATTGGAGCGGCTGCGGTTGTCGATATCACAGGAAATGAGATTGAGAATGTGAAGGTCATTTCTACCTGGTCTGGGCTCATGAAAGGCGCAGCCGAGATGCGAGGACGCAATTCGCAAATTGCCGAAGCGATGGTGGATAAAAACGTCGGTGTCACGATGCCCGAAATCGGAAGAACCGTGCCGAAGGGTGAAATCGTTACGTTAACGTCACAGGAAGCGTTGAAGGTCGGCTATGCGGAAACCGTTGCAGCGAGTCTGGAGGATGTCGTCAAGTTTGTCGGCGGAGAGAATCATCCGCTGATGATGATGGAGCTTAGCGTAGCCGAGAAGATCGCACGTTTTGTGACTCAACCGTGGGTAACTACTCTGCTGCTGCTTATCGGGATCGCCGGCGTAGCCATCGAGATTATCGTACCGGGATTCGGTCTTCCTGGCATTCTGGGATTGCTCGGCTTCGGTTTGTATTTCTTTGGCCATTACATCGCGGGCTTTGCGGGGATGGAGGATATCGCGCTCTTTGTGGCCGGCATCATACTACTCTTTCTGGAAATTTTCGTTTCCAGCTTCGGCAT
This genomic window contains:
- a CDS encoding NfeD family protein, which encodes MRVQTGGWKTYFLKKCIMFMLAMTLILSAILIGLPDMKTAHAETKPLAAPVVVIPVHQTVETGLYNFLERAFREAEEMNALHIVLDINTFGGRVDSAQEIGQLIKNSPIPTIAYVRGKAISAGSYIALNAEQIAMEPGSSIGAAAVVDITGNEIENVKVISTWSGLMKGAAEMRGRNSQIAEAMVDKNVGVTMPEIGRTVPKGEIVTLTSQEALKVGYAETVAASLEDVVKFVGGENHPLMMMELSVAEKIARFVTQPWVTTLLLLIGIAGVAIEIIVPGFGLPGILGLLGFGLYFFGHYIAGFAGMEDIALFVAGIILLFLEIFVSSFGILGVLGALCLFSGVVLSAYNKEMAVWSLGIAFVSAAVIVAIVIRIFRHRGVWNRFILSEKLTTEQGYVSASSRKELLGQTALALTPLRPAGTAAFGEERVDVVTSGEFVAAGRPVTVVQVEGSRIVVKELKEV
- a CDS encoding GatB/YqeY domain-containing protein produces the protein MSLSERLNDDMKLAMKGQEKFKLSVIRMVRAAIKNIEIDQRKTLDDQEVLDVLNREIKQRKDSLQEFEKAGRDDLAENLKAEIAILMEYMPQQLSEEEVKAIVQQTIQEVGASSKADMGKVMGALMPKVKGLADGKLVNQFVQQLLS